The Parus major isolate Abel chromosome Z, Parus_major1.1, whole genome shotgun sequence genome has a window encoding:
- the GIN1 gene encoding gypsy retrotransposon integrase-like protein 1 isoform X2: MVRTGKSGGLHLKQIAYYKRTGEYHPTTLSSERSGIRKAAKKFVFKENKLFYVGKDRKQMRLVIVSDEEKKNVLKKCHKNAAGTHHGISRTLTLVESNYYWTSVTNDVKQWVYACQQCQTAKNIATRVPKIHHIKAEDPWAAVTIGLTGPFNVTNRSHKYIIIMTDLFTRWTVILPLHDTSAAEIAKAIINVFFLYGPPQKMPFDQGKELIYQINEELFALFGVKQIVLSYPQTDDVNERMSKTIKSFLNKYCTDHPNDWDEHLSAIAYAFNSTNSEPDKNTPYFQMFNRNPHVVDPMNIFVEGGYSSFAKIFEATKKVSQALEEEKTSDFQADEKTSDEQKIRPKITVKRKTKQLNTLQLKVGHEVLRRRKNWWKDGRFQSEWIGPCIIDYITENGCAILRDSTGSRLKRPIKMSHLKPYIRGSSEKGNHYILQGAVASDHDYIGLSERSDNSNQPDSVAEKEINDYKRDVMSAVQILPAASKDQVSADESEVREDHCIRSNTAKPEQWLSPCWTLQTKTEDI, from the exons ATGGTTCGTACTGGAAAAAGTGGTGGGCTCCACCTGAAGCAGATTGCATACTACAAACGAACAGGGGAATATCATCCCACAACATTATCAAGTGAAAGAAGTGGAATCAGGAAAGCTGccaaaaaatttgttttcaagg aaaacaagtTGTTCTATgttggaaaagacagaaaacaaatgcGCCTGGTAATTGTTTCagatgaagagaagaaaaatgtcctcAAGAAATGCCACAAAAATGCTGCTGGCACTCATCATGGTATATCAAGGACACTGACTTTAGTGGAGTCTAATTACTACTGGACCTCTGTAACAAATGATGTCAAGCAGTGG GTGTATGCTtgccagcagtgccagacaGCAAAGAACATAGCCACCAGAGTGCCCAAAATACACCACATCAAAGCAGAGGACCCATGGGCTGCAGTCACTATAGGCCTAACAGGACCCTTCAATGTTACCAACAGAAGTCACAAATACATCATCATTATGACAGATTTGTTTACAAGATGGACTGTTATCTTACCACTGCATGAcacttcagcagctgaaattgCCAAGGCCAtcataaatgtgtttttcttatATGGGCCACCTCAAAAGATGCCTTTTGATCAAGGGAAGGAGCTTATTTATCAG ATAAATGAAGAACTGTTTGCACTTTTTGGAGTGAAACAAATTGTATTGTCTTATCCTCAGACGGATGATGTAAATGAAAGAATGTCCAAGACAATCAAAAGTTTCCTTAACAAGTATTGCACTGACCATCCAAATGATTGGGATGAGCATTTGTCTGCTATAGCCTATGCTTTCAATTCGACAAATTCG GAGCCAGATAAAAACACCCCATATTTCCAAATGTTCAACCGTAACCCACATGTTGTTGACCCCATGAATATATTTGTGGAAGGAGGATACAGCAGTTTTGCCAAAATATTTGAAGCAACTAAAAAAGTCAGTCAAGcactggaagaagagaaaacctCAGATTTCCAG GCAGATGAAAAAACTTCAGATGAACAAAAAATCAGACCCAAAATCACAGtcaaaaggaagacaaaacagTTAAATACCCTTCAGCTTAAAGTTGGACATGAAGTCCTCAGGCGAAGAAAAAACTGGTGGAAAGATGGTCGTTTCCAGTCAGAATGGATTGGTCCTTGTATCATAGATTACATCACAGAAAATGGCTGTGCAATACTAAGAGATTCCACAGGATCCAGGCTGAAAAGACCCATCAAGATGTCTCACCTCAAGCCTTATATAAGAGGGTCCAGTGAAAAAG GCAACCATTACATTCTACAAGGTGCAGTAGCTTCTGACCATGATTATATTGGCTTATCTGAAAGATCTGATAATTCAAACCAACCAGACTCTgttgctgaaaaagaaataaatgactACAAAAGAGATGTCATGTCTGCTGTGCAGATTCTACCTGCAGCCAGCAAAGACCAAGTGTCAGCAGATGAGTCTGAGGTGAGAGAAGATCATTGCATCAGATCAAACACTGCAAAGCCAGAGCAATGGCTTTCACCTTGTTGGACCCTTCAGACAAAGACAGAGGATATTTAA
- the GIN1 gene encoding gypsy retrotransposon integrase-like protein 1 isoform X4 gives MLDRGVGKYICVSYLRFAMVRTGKSGGLHLKQIAYYKRTGEYHPTTLSSERSGIRKAAKKFVFKENKLFYVGKDRKQMRLVIVSDEEKKNVLKKCHKNAAGTHHGISRTLTLVESNYYWTSVTNDVKQWVYACQQCQTAKNIATRVPKIHHIKAEDPWAAVTIGLTGPFNVTNRSHKYIIIMTDLFTRWTVILPLHDTSAAEIAKAIINVFFLYGPPQKMPFDQGKELIYQINEELFALFGVKQIVLSYPQTDDVNERMSKTIKSFLNKYCTDHPNDWDEHLSAIAYAFNSTNSEPDKNTPYFQMFNRNPHVVDPMNIFVEGGYSSFAKIFEATKKVSQALEEEKTSDFQADEKTSDEQKIRPKITVKRKTKQLNTLQLKVGHEVLRRRKNWWKDGRFQSEWIGPCIIDYITENGCAILRDSTGSRLKRPIKMSHLKPYIRGSSEKGNHYILQGAVASDHDYIGLSERSDNSNQPDSVAEKEINDYKRDVMSAVQILPAASKDQVSADESELPLH, from the exons AT GCTAGATCGTGGTGTTGGAAAGTACATCTGTGTTAGTTATCTCAG ATTTGCAATGGTTCGTACTGGAAAAAGTGGTGGGCTCCACCTGAAGCAGATTGCATACTACAAACGAACAGGGGAATATCATCCCACAACATTATCAAGTGAAAGAAGTGGAATCAGGAAAGCTGccaaaaaatttgttttcaagg aaaacaagtTGTTCTATgttggaaaagacagaaaacaaatgcGCCTGGTAATTGTTTCagatgaagagaagaaaaatgtcctcAAGAAATGCCACAAAAATGCTGCTGGCACTCATCATGGTATATCAAGGACACTGACTTTAGTGGAGTCTAATTACTACTGGACCTCTGTAACAAATGATGTCAAGCAGTGG GTGTATGCTtgccagcagtgccagacaGCAAAGAACATAGCCACCAGAGTGCCCAAAATACACCACATCAAAGCAGAGGACCCATGGGCTGCAGTCACTATAGGCCTAACAGGACCCTTCAATGTTACCAACAGAAGTCACAAATACATCATCATTATGACAGATTTGTTTACAAGATGGACTGTTATCTTACCACTGCATGAcacttcagcagctgaaattgCCAAGGCCAtcataaatgtgtttttcttatATGGGCCACCTCAAAAGATGCCTTTTGATCAAGGGAAGGAGCTTATTTATCAG ATAAATGAAGAACTGTTTGCACTTTTTGGAGTGAAACAAATTGTATTGTCTTATCCTCAGACGGATGATGTAAATGAAAGAATGTCCAAGACAATCAAAAGTTTCCTTAACAAGTATTGCACTGACCATCCAAATGATTGGGATGAGCATTTGTCTGCTATAGCCTATGCTTTCAATTCGACAAATTCG GAGCCAGATAAAAACACCCCATATTTCCAAATGTTCAACCGTAACCCACATGTTGTTGACCCCATGAATATATTTGTGGAAGGAGGATACAGCAGTTTTGCCAAAATATTTGAAGCAACTAAAAAAGTCAGTCAAGcactggaagaagagaaaacctCAGATTTCCAG GCAGATGAAAAAACTTCAGATGAACAAAAAATCAGACCCAAAATCACAGtcaaaaggaagacaaaacagTTAAATACCCTTCAGCTTAAAGTTGGACATGAAGTCCTCAGGCGAAGAAAAAACTGGTGGAAAGATGGTCGTTTCCAGTCAGAATGGATTGGTCCTTGTATCATAGATTACATCACAGAAAATGGCTGTGCAATACTAAGAGATTCCACAGGATCCAGGCTGAAAAGACCCATCAAGATGTCTCACCTCAAGCCTTATATAAGAGGGTCCAGTGAAAAAG GCAACCATTACATTCTACAAGGTGCAGTAGCTTCTGACCATGATTATATTGGCTTATCTGAAAGATCTGATAATTCAAACCAACCAGACTCTgttgctgaaaaagaaataaatgactACAAAAGAGATGTCATGTCTGCTGTGCAGATTCTACCTGCAGCCAGCAAAGACCAAGTGTCAGCAGATGAGTCTGAG TTACCTCTTCACTGA
- the GIN1 gene encoding gypsy retrotransposon integrase-like protein 1 isoform X1, with protein sequence MLDRGVGKYICVSYLRFAMVRTGKSGGLHLKQIAYYKRTGEYHPTTLSSERSGIRKAAKKFVFKENKLFYVGKDRKQMRLVIVSDEEKKNVLKKCHKNAAGTHHGISRTLTLVESNYYWTSVTNDVKQWVYACQQCQTAKNIATRVPKIHHIKAEDPWAAVTIGLTGPFNVTNRSHKYIIIMTDLFTRWTVILPLHDTSAAEIAKAIINVFFLYGPPQKMPFDQGKELIYQINEELFALFGVKQIVLSYPQTDDVNERMSKTIKSFLNKYCTDHPNDWDEHLSAIAYAFNSTNSEPDKNTPYFQMFNRNPHVVDPMNIFVEGGYSSFAKIFEATKKVSQALEEEKTSDFQADEKTSDEQKIRPKITVKRKTKQLNTLQLKVGHEVLRRRKNWWKDGRFQSEWIGPCIIDYITENGCAILRDSTGSRLKRPIKMSHLKPYIRGSSEKGNHYILQGAVASDHDYIGLSERSDNSNQPDSVAEKEINDYKRDVMSAVQILPAASKDQVSADESEVREDHCIRSNTAKPEQWLSPCWTLQTKTEDI encoded by the exons AT GCTAGATCGTGGTGTTGGAAAGTACATCTGTGTTAGTTATCTCAG ATTTGCAATGGTTCGTACTGGAAAAAGTGGTGGGCTCCACCTGAAGCAGATTGCATACTACAAACGAACAGGGGAATATCATCCCACAACATTATCAAGTGAAAGAAGTGGAATCAGGAAAGCTGccaaaaaatttgttttcaagg aaaacaagtTGTTCTATgttggaaaagacagaaaacaaatgcGCCTGGTAATTGTTTCagatgaagagaagaaaaatgtcctcAAGAAATGCCACAAAAATGCTGCTGGCACTCATCATGGTATATCAAGGACACTGACTTTAGTGGAGTCTAATTACTACTGGACCTCTGTAACAAATGATGTCAAGCAGTGG GTGTATGCTtgccagcagtgccagacaGCAAAGAACATAGCCACCAGAGTGCCCAAAATACACCACATCAAAGCAGAGGACCCATGGGCTGCAGTCACTATAGGCCTAACAGGACCCTTCAATGTTACCAACAGAAGTCACAAATACATCATCATTATGACAGATTTGTTTACAAGATGGACTGTTATCTTACCACTGCATGAcacttcagcagctgaaattgCCAAGGCCAtcataaatgtgtttttcttatATGGGCCACCTCAAAAGATGCCTTTTGATCAAGGGAAGGAGCTTATTTATCAG ATAAATGAAGAACTGTTTGCACTTTTTGGAGTGAAACAAATTGTATTGTCTTATCCTCAGACGGATGATGTAAATGAAAGAATGTCCAAGACAATCAAAAGTTTCCTTAACAAGTATTGCACTGACCATCCAAATGATTGGGATGAGCATTTGTCTGCTATAGCCTATGCTTTCAATTCGACAAATTCG GAGCCAGATAAAAACACCCCATATTTCCAAATGTTCAACCGTAACCCACATGTTGTTGACCCCATGAATATATTTGTGGAAGGAGGATACAGCAGTTTTGCCAAAATATTTGAAGCAACTAAAAAAGTCAGTCAAGcactggaagaagagaaaacctCAGATTTCCAG GCAGATGAAAAAACTTCAGATGAACAAAAAATCAGACCCAAAATCACAGtcaaaaggaagacaaaacagTTAAATACCCTTCAGCTTAAAGTTGGACATGAAGTCCTCAGGCGAAGAAAAAACTGGTGGAAAGATGGTCGTTTCCAGTCAGAATGGATTGGTCCTTGTATCATAGATTACATCACAGAAAATGGCTGTGCAATACTAAGAGATTCCACAGGATCCAGGCTGAAAAGACCCATCAAGATGTCTCACCTCAAGCCTTATATAAGAGGGTCCAGTGAAAAAG GCAACCATTACATTCTACAAGGTGCAGTAGCTTCTGACCATGATTATATTGGCTTATCTGAAAGATCTGATAATTCAAACCAACCAGACTCTgttgctgaaaaagaaataaatgactACAAAAGAGATGTCATGTCTGCTGTGCAGATTCTACCTGCAGCCAGCAAAGACCAAGTGTCAGCAGATGAGTCTGAGGTGAGAGAAGATCATTGCATCAGATCAAACACTGCAAAGCCAGAGCAATGGCTTTCACCTTGTTGGACCCTTCAGACAAAGACAGAGGATATTTAA
- the GIN1 gene encoding gypsy retrotransposon integrase-like protein 1 isoform X3 — translation MLDRGVGKYICVSYLRFAMVRTGKSGGLHLKQIAYYKRTGEYHPTTLSSERSGIRKAAKKFVFKENKLFYVGKDRKQMRLVIVSDEEKKNVLKKCHKNAAGTHHGISRTLTLVESNYYWTSVTNDVKQWVYACQQCQTAKNIATRVPKIHHIKAEDPWAAVTIGLTGPFNVTNRSHKYIIIMTDLFTRWTVILPLHDTSAAEIAKAIINVFFLYGPPQKMPFDQGKELIYQTDDVNERMSKTIKSFLNKYCTDHPNDWDEHLSAIAYAFNSTNSEPDKNTPYFQMFNRNPHVVDPMNIFVEGGYSSFAKIFEATKKVSQALEEEKTSDFQADEKTSDEQKIRPKITVKRKTKQLNTLQLKVGHEVLRRRKNWWKDGRFQSEWIGPCIIDYITENGCAILRDSTGSRLKRPIKMSHLKPYIRGSSEKGNHYILQGAVASDHDYIGLSERSDNSNQPDSVAEKEINDYKRDVMSAVQILPAASKDQVSADESEVREDHCIRSNTAKPEQWLSPCWTLQTKTEDI, via the exons AT GCTAGATCGTGGTGTTGGAAAGTACATCTGTGTTAGTTATCTCAG ATTTGCAATGGTTCGTACTGGAAAAAGTGGTGGGCTCCACCTGAAGCAGATTGCATACTACAAACGAACAGGGGAATATCATCCCACAACATTATCAAGTGAAAGAAGTGGAATCAGGAAAGCTGccaaaaaatttgttttcaagg aaaacaagtTGTTCTATgttggaaaagacagaaaacaaatgcGCCTGGTAATTGTTTCagatgaagagaagaaaaatgtcctcAAGAAATGCCACAAAAATGCTGCTGGCACTCATCATGGTATATCAAGGACACTGACTTTAGTGGAGTCTAATTACTACTGGACCTCTGTAACAAATGATGTCAAGCAGTGG GTGTATGCTtgccagcagtgccagacaGCAAAGAACATAGCCACCAGAGTGCCCAAAATACACCACATCAAAGCAGAGGACCCATGGGCTGCAGTCACTATAGGCCTAACAGGACCCTTCAATGTTACCAACAGAAGTCACAAATACATCATCATTATGACAGATTTGTTTACAAGATGGACTGTTATCTTACCACTGCATGAcacttcagcagctgaaattgCCAAGGCCAtcataaatgtgtttttcttatATGGGCCACCTCAAAAGATGCCTTTTGATCAAGGGAAGGAGCTTATTTATCAG ACGGATGATGTAAATGAAAGAATGTCCAAGACAATCAAAAGTTTCCTTAACAAGTATTGCACTGACCATCCAAATGATTGGGATGAGCATTTGTCTGCTATAGCCTATGCTTTCAATTCGACAAATTCG GAGCCAGATAAAAACACCCCATATTTCCAAATGTTCAACCGTAACCCACATGTTGTTGACCCCATGAATATATTTGTGGAAGGAGGATACAGCAGTTTTGCCAAAATATTTGAAGCAACTAAAAAAGTCAGTCAAGcactggaagaagagaaaacctCAGATTTCCAG GCAGATGAAAAAACTTCAGATGAACAAAAAATCAGACCCAAAATCACAGtcaaaaggaagacaaaacagTTAAATACCCTTCAGCTTAAAGTTGGACATGAAGTCCTCAGGCGAAGAAAAAACTGGTGGAAAGATGGTCGTTTCCAGTCAGAATGGATTGGTCCTTGTATCATAGATTACATCACAGAAAATGGCTGTGCAATACTAAGAGATTCCACAGGATCCAGGCTGAAAAGACCCATCAAGATGTCTCACCTCAAGCCTTATATAAGAGGGTCCAGTGAAAAAG GCAACCATTACATTCTACAAGGTGCAGTAGCTTCTGACCATGATTATATTGGCTTATCTGAAAGATCTGATAATTCAAACCAACCAGACTCTgttgctgaaaaagaaataaatgactACAAAAGAGATGTCATGTCTGCTGTGCAGATTCTACCTGCAGCCAGCAAAGACCAAGTGTCAGCAGATGAGTCTGAGGTGAGAGAAGATCATTGCATCAGATCAAACACTGCAAAGCCAGAGCAATGGCTTTCACCTTGTTGGACCCTTCAGACAAAGACAGAGGATATTTAA